From Bactrocera oleae isolate idBacOlea1 chromosome 4, idBacOlea1, whole genome shotgun sequence:
aattgagggaagATTGGCTAAATcgtctcagctcgtcatgccaatcaatttatataaatattttatagagctACAAACATAGTGCCatagcctgttcagggtataaagattATGATTCCAATCATGAaactattgttattttttcgatAGAATAACACTCATTCGTATATACCGCAAAAATTTATTcaacacaaaataataaaatgttaacaTTTAATAGCATTCCGATTAACTTAAGTAAATATAAGGTGACACTGGTTACTTAAGGCTAGCGCAGGCTgtataattatttgtttgtaaatgacataagcaaaatgtaattttgttaCGACTGATTCAAATAGTAGCAAGACACAAGTAAAGGTGCATAGATTCAtttcaaactattttaaatCAGTCTCTACAAAATTATtgcttaaatttatatttaatatttgcagtagatatgtatgtgaatatttcttaaaaaatttatttctagatgcatatatacatatgtacatatgtaatagactggtatatataataatgtatttCTTATGTGTAAAATGCTTATGCATTAgagtaaataaatgcaaattttctgcgcaaattctacatatgtatatatatattaatatatatttttttgtaaatttaaaaattgtaacaattttgtaaatgtcTAATATCAAATGCTTAACTGGTAGATAttgatttctaaattttttgtgGCTTTTGACGCATTTTAAGAGCGCACGGGGCTAAATTCAGTCTTTGGGATTCAATACGGGTTAGTGTGTAAATATCTTTACAAATATActtctaattttaatattaaataataatatataaatacaaatgtatagaaaaagtatgcatgtaggtatgtattAATAGgtgcaattattatatatatcgtACAAATAACTATATAAACATTAATATACGAACTaggctatttttaaaaaattccaatataaagaaatgtaaaatgtattattcgcctataaaatatttgtatatacaacgTTGTTGTGCTAAAGGAAACTTTTGTAGAGTCTTATGCGCAAGTCTCAAAGTCATAATTGTGGTggcaattgctgttgttgctgttgctgttgcagcaATGGCGATTGCGTATGCGGTTGTTGTACGTAAATTGTTGTTGCCGCGCTTGTTCGGGGATGTTCCATAAAGTAGTTGCCACCATTTTGATTGTTCGATAATAAATTTGGCGATATCTGTGGTTTATGTTGCTGTTGCGTTGTCAACGGTGTatatattaattgattttgtgATAGTTGACCAGGCGACACTTGTGCGGAGTTGACGAGTAATGCTGAATTTTGTGTGCCCAATGTAGTCGTCGGTGTTGTCAAGGCATCTTTTGGACAACCGATTGTTAAACGCACATGAAGACCCGATTCTTTTATGAGGTTGACAACATCACCATGTGACATACCGGAAATATCTATGCGATTTACAGCGATAATACGATCACCTACTTTCAGCTCACCACAACGATCGGCCGGACTGCCTGGTATCAATTTGCCTgcaaaaacacacaaaacaGCATTAAAAACATTTCATAAGCATTTGAGCAGCTGAATATTTTTGCCATATTTACCAATAGTAGAGCCGTAGAATTGATTTGACGAAGATATGATTACAAAACCGAAGCCTTCGGACTCGTGTCGACTAACTATAACATCATATGGGTATCGATATGTATTGCGCATGGGCACGTTTAATGGCGGCGGTGGTGGCAAGGGTAATTGCTGCTGTTGTGGCTGCAACAAATGTGGTTGATGTGTTAACCGCAAGCGACGACGTAATATCATAGTCACTTGTCCTCGCAATGCCGCCTCACCCATTAGTGAAACAACTTTGTGGTGCGACGAATTGACCTTCGGAGAAAAGATAAATATGAAACTAAGAGTTGTCTACAATAATTGGCACGTTCATCATTTAAACTCACCACATTGATACCGTCTATGCTGAGTATCTCGTCACCTGTGTTAATGCGTTGGTCATTATCCGCAGCACCGCCGGGAACAATGTGACCCACGGTCACTTGTGAACCCTCCTCCGTGCCGCCCACAATGCGAAATCCAAAGCCAAGCGCCTGACGTTCCAAAGTGACTTCACTCAACTCATACTGTTCCGTCGTCAGTTCATCGAACGCATCAATTGCACCGCCATTGCGTTGTAGAAATGGTAAGTTACCGCTGGGTGATGACTGCATTGTATTGGTGTAGTTGCTAGCACCTAACCAAGACAACGTTGGCGGTTGCGATACGCTACTAACAGCCGGTGAATGTTGTGAAGGTTGCTGCTGGTGCAACAATTGCTGATTAACGTAAGGCGCTGGTGAGAGTTTCTGTGGCTGTGGCATATCAAGCGTCGAGAAGCCCACACGACGACGGTCACTCAACAGCTCATTGACACGTTTTTGCATGCGCTCATTTTGTATGTGTGCCGCTTGTAACGGCGTAGTCGCGTGCAAAGATGCCGGTGAGTACTGGGAGCCGTGTTGATGCGCATGCATATGCGGCGCCGGTGGTGGTGGCGGCAATTGCAGTGGATGATGATGCAAGATATTGTGATGCGTAGCGGCTGTTGTTGTCAAACCGTGCGACGACGATGGTGAATAACTGCTGGCAGAAATGCTAAGATGTGGCGGTGTGGGCAATTGTTGTGGCGCATAGAAATTGTTCATGCTGTTGGCCAGCGGAGTCATGCCATAAATGTTATTGCCACCACCTGTACGCATGCCGGCTGAAACGTACTCTTGATGATCATAACGCATTGGATCAGCAACACTTGAAGGCATCGACAGACTAGTGACGTGGTGGTAGCCAGTGCCAATATTAAGGCCACCCATATTATCGACATTGCCACCATTGGCGCCACTATTGCCAGCATTTTCGCTTAGCAATGTTGCACCAGCCAAACGCTCACTCAAACTGGTCACCAGTTTCGGATATGGATCCAAGAATGGTATATCTTGACTAATTGCCTCAATTTCCTGTAGACTATTTGTGGATTTATGCGTGGCAGCATCCAACAACTGGCTCTTACTGGCCGACAACCTGCCATCAACGTTGCCATCGTTAACATCGACACTATGCTGTAGCTCATCATTAGGCGTTTGTGCGCGTGTACGACGCGTATCGACCAGCGGTGTTTTTGGGCGTATTGGCAGAATCTCCTTTTGTTGTGTGCTGTATAGATCGGCAGTCGGTGTCTTGCTACGAAACAATGAGGACGTAAAGTTCTTACGTAATTTCGCCACATTACCCAGGCTATTGCCGCTTGAAGTGCTTGTTGGCGGTGGATTACTCAAAATGGTGGCACTATAAGCGCCGCCTGATGGTGAGGCATTGGCACTATTCGAAGCTGGACCACCGCGTTGGATTTTCATATGTGTCGGCTCGATTTTCGAACAGTCCTTCAATATCTGCACTACTTCAAGATGACTCTGTTGATGCACATCAATACCGTTAATCTCTAATAGTACATCACCCTCTTGTAGTTGCGTACAACAATTGTAGTCGAGTATCTTCTTCACCTTTTGACCATAGGCCGAGTCGGCAATGGTGAAACCGAAACCCATGGCACCTTTGACAATCGTAAATGTATGCACTTGCAACTCTGGTTTTTTCATCAAAATGAAGCCGTCATTTAGGCCGCCTGTTACTGGTGAGTGTTGATTGCGCATTTGGTTGTGCGGGTGAGATTTTGTGCCGGCCCCATCGCCACCAATAGTTtcaagaaaattataattaccaTCCATATGCAGATCGAGTAGCATACGACGTTGTTTGTCTGTCGCTGCAACACTAACGCCATCCACCGCTATGGTGGTGACCACCTCGGTGTTGGGATCATTGGGGTCAAATGGTAAAGAATAGCCACGGCATACCTCTAATGTAACGGTTTCGCCTGGCAAAATCGACTGAAAAATATTAACctgcacaaaatataaaaaaaaaaaatttaaacactaaatactaaattatattaaaaaaaaattaacaattaaaattttaagtttttctaataataaataacataaactaacaaaaataaaaccacTCACCATCTCGTGATGCGTAAACCCGAGCACACAGGTATCGTTCACATACACTAACACATCGCCGGTCTGCAGTTGACCATCCAACCACGCTGGACCGTGCGGCACAATCGACTTGATTTGCAAAAACTCTTCCGCGCCATCATCGCCACCCACAATGGTGATGCCCAGGCCGCGTGCCGACTTCACCAACGACGCAGTGATGCGCTCGCCCTGCATTTCGCCGGGATTTCGCGTGAA
This genomic window contains:
- the Magi gene encoding membrane-associated guanylate kinase, WW and PDZ domain-containing protein 1, encoding MPTLAAKNSQATIANMATAATTTTTPPTTAAMAINSSGSEQCDADVSAARIATPTDTQNTGAALNHHYHHPPAPHGGSHAAGNVLSPMMAPATTTSVTAAGAATGTVAASLTTFNGNSNLNVANGNIGGNNNHNNSHNHSHSTHAAVVDKKPSANMHTSREDVAPPQPQTQLPPPPLTQLRNAMSPTASINNQQLSATSSQSNHNHNNNNNNNSNINGNNGSNNNNSNGNGNGSANISSILKGSKENLLQNCYNGAPTSDNIVLDIDDPGDGLGPLPPKWETAYTERGELYFIDHNTGTSHWLDPRLSKFQKKSLEDCGDDELPYGWEKIEDSLYGTYYIDHVNRRTQYENPVLEAKRRAAEQRQKQQQQPPPPAHSSTQNTQGVGYIPQQQPPPPPPTNQQSQQQQQQRPQTPSTQMTTNLVNGAGIGGNVIGADDDARVTPALGNNMIDISQRGMQPPPTSSAMQAAPTALLAYKFTRNPGEMQGERITASLVKSARGLGITIVGGDDGAEEFLQIKSIVPHGPAWLDGQLQTGDVLVYVNDTCVLGFTHHEMVNIFQSILPGETVTLEVCRGYSLPFDPNDPNTEVVTTIAVDGVSVAATDKQRRMLLDLHMDGNYNFLETIGGDGAGTKSHPHNQMRNQHSPVTGGLNDGFILMKKPELQVHTFTIVKGAMGFGFTIADSAYGQKVKKILDYNCCTQLQEGDVLLEINGIDVHQQSHLEVVQILKDCSKIEPTHMKIQRGGPASNSANASPSGGAYSATILSNPPPTSTSSGNSLGNVAKLRKNFTSSLFRSKTPTADLYSTQQKEILPIRPKTPLVDTRRTRAQTPNDELQHSVDVNDGNVDGRLSASKSQLLDAATHKSTNSLQEIEAISQDIPFLDPYPKLVTSLSERLAGATLLSENAGNSGANGGNVDNMGGLNIGTGYHHVTSLSMPSSVADPMRYDHQEYVSAGMRTGGGNNIYGMTPLANSMNNFYAPQQLPTPPHLSISASSYSPSSSHGLTTTAATHHNILHHHPLQLPPPPPAPHMHAHQHGSQYSPASLHATTPLQAAHIQNERMQKRVNELLSDRRRVGFSTLDMPQPQKLSPAPYVNQQLLHQQQPSQHSPAVSSVSQPPTLSWLGASNYTNTMQSSPSGNLPFLQRNGGAIDAFDELTTEQYELSEVTLERQALGFGFRIVGGTEEGSQVTVGHIVPGGAADNDQRINTGDEILSIDGINVVNSSHHKVVSLMGEAALRGQVTMILRRRLRLTHQPHLLQPQQQQLPLPPPPPLNVPMRNTYRYPYDVIVSRHESEGFGFVIISSSNQFYGSTIGKLIPGSPADRCGELKVGDRIIAVNRIDISGMSHGDVVNLIKESGLHVRLTIGCPKDALTTPTTTLGTQNSALLVNSAQVSPGQLSQNQLIYTPLTTQQQHKPQISPNLLSNNQNGGNYFMEHPRTSAATTIYVQQPHTQSPLLQQQQQQQQLPPQL